The Enterobacter asburiae genomic sequence CAGGTAAGGAAAAACTCACTCACTACTTCTTTCTTGATATGACTCTTAGATCGCTTATTTCAATCCTCACGTTAAGTTTTGCTTCGTTTTCTGCGTTCAGCTTTCAACTTCCAGCGTCGATGTTATCGATGAACAGTGAACTGGCAGCATCACCGGCGAAATCTGCGCTGGTGCATCAGGAAACAGGCCCGCTGCGCTCGCGTATTCTCGACCAATACCAGAAGTGGAAAGGCACCCAGTACCGGTGGGGCGGAACTACGCATCGCGGGGTGGATTGCTCCGCGCTCATGCAGCACCTGTTCACCGATGCGGCGCATCTTAATTTGCCGCGCACGACGAGTGAACAGATCCATCGCGGCGTGCAGGTCGCGCAATACCGCCTGAGAGCCGGCGATCTGGTCTTCTTCCAGACGGGCCCGAACCGCAAGCACGTCGGCGTTTATATTGGCAAAAACCAGTTTATTCATGCCTCAACCAGTCAGGGCGTAACGGTTTCAACCCTGACGGATGATTACTGGCAAGCACACTACATTACCGCCCGTCGCATTGCAGGCAGCGCGGCCTGACAGCCTCAGATAATGTCATCCACGACGCCACCGTCGACGCGCAGCGCCGCGCCCGAGGTGGCGGAGGCCTGGGGCGAACAGACATAAATCACCATATTGGCCACCTCTTCAACCGTTGCCGCACGCTGGATAACCGAGCTGGGGCGGTTGGCCATCACAAACTCTTTCGCCAGCTGTTCCAGCGATTTGCCGGTTTTTTCGATTTCATCTTTCATCATCTCTGCGAAACCGTCTGACATCGTCGGGCCCGGCAGCACGCTGTTGACCGTCACGCCGCTCCCCGCCACGAACTTCGCCAGCCCGCGCGCCAGCGAGAGCTGCGCCGTTTTGGTCACGCCGTAGTGGATCATATCCGCCGGAATATTGCAGGCCGACTCGGAGGAGATGAACACCACGCGTCCCCAGCCTTTCTGCACCATACCCGGCAGCAGGGCGCGGGACAGACGCACGCCGGACATCACGTTGGTCTGCCAGTAACGCTCCCAGGTCTCATCGTCGGTGGCATAGAAATCCTGCGGACCGTAAATCCCGGCGTTGTTGACCAGAATATCGACGTTATTCGCTACCTTCAGAAGCGACTCGACCCCTTCCGCCGTGCTGAGGTCGGCAATCGCGGCGCGCACCTGTACGCCCGGCACCACCTGCTGGAGCTGCTGAATGCCTTTATTCACCGATTCCGTGCTGCGGCCATTGACGATCACTTCCGCACCGCTTTCTGCCAGACCTCTGGCAATGGCGAACCCGATCCCGCCGGTTGAGGCGGTCACCAGCGCCACTTTCCCCGCAAAGTCGATTTTCATCATCTGCTCCTTCTCGTTTAAACGTTCGGACCTTAAAGCGTAGC encodes the following:
- a CDS encoding NlpC/P60 family protein, with protein sequence MTLRSLISILTLSFASFSAFSFQLPASMLSMNSELAASPAKSALVHQETGPLRSRILDQYQKWKGTQYRWGGTTHRGVDCSALMQHLFTDAAHLNLPRTTSEQIHRGVQVAQYRLRAGDLVFFQTGPNRKHVGVYIGKNQFIHASTSQGVTVSTLTDDYWQAHYITARRIAGSAA
- a CDS encoding SDR family NAD(P)-dependent oxidoreductase, with the protein product MKIDFAGKVALVTASTGGIGFAIARGLAESGAEVIVNGRSTESVNKGIQQLQQVVPGVQVRAAIADLSTAEGVESLLKVANNVDILVNNAGIYGPQDFYATDDETWERYWQTNVMSGVRLSRALLPGMVQKGWGRVVFISSESACNIPADMIHYGVTKTAQLSLARGLAKFVAGSGVTVNSVLPGPTMSDGFAEMMKDEIEKTGKSLEQLAKEFVMANRPSSVIQRAATVEEVANMVIYVCSPQASATSGAALRVDGGVVDDII